A section of the Sebastes fasciatus isolate fSebFas1 chromosome 21, fSebFas1.pri, whole genome shotgun sequence genome encodes:
- the pks1 gene encoding phthioceranic/hydroxyphthioceranic acid synthase: protein MEDAEDDIAVIGIGCNFPGGEGLDNFWTVLLEGMNCVVDIPAERFDTSVWYDADDSKPGKTQTTKAALIEGFNEFDHKFFGITEAEAEFMDPQQKLLLQCTYRALEDAGMAMESISGSRTGVYIGLMNRDYEILRSNSPATITHYNGTGTAMSVAANRISFTFNLTGPSFAIDSACSSSLVALHLACQAIKQGDCDMAVCGGVSCIIEPRVFVALSKAKMISPEGTSKPFSSRADGYGRGEGCGVVLLKPLKNAIKDCNKIWGIVSKTAVNQDGHSVTPITKPSMTQQEELLRRIYSESDLADVQYIEAHGTGTPVGDPTEARSISSVIAKARPPGSETLRIGSVKGNIGHTESAAGLAGLIKVLLMMKHETIVPSAFYSEDSASVDVKALSISIPVKAERWKPKGSLGRVAGINSFGFGGTNAHVIVREYRQTTVPTQIPKGCPKVFVISAASEKSLILSITDTHQRLCSDQTLDLQALSYTSACRRSHARHKYRKAFPTSSISDLKRQLTSALKTKVESIMSDIQVVFVFCGNGVAYRGMCKQLLREVPFFRDKVREVENLFQSHKSISISQWLAGEYNSDDFRKPNVIQPLLFAIQVGIAALLKHWGVKPDAVLGHSVGEVAAAHCSGLLSLKDAVKVLYHRSTLQSKVTGGKMLVVGNVAIEKVLKILPEFSGKICVAAFNSPQSCTLSGDADAIDILHQRLKVVFTEKNVFLHELDVPAAYHSHMMDPILDGIDKSVGPLDANNKECKLFSTVTGDSCSDGDFRTGSYWARNIREPVLFEQTLRAATKDKQSRTNVVFVEIGPRRALQRNIHETLGNNAIVLPSVQPDKDYDTILSTVAKLFELGISVDWHQLYRGCETLPTALPVYQFVNTKKELNFEALRKGGESCAFSPHTLISQIKHKEYMCNLSLETAPYLWEHKNNGVPIVPGAFYVELAYASVMASLRPKKPVSLLQLSVRFESLLTLSSNCHQLKVTLEQTANGASFKIQSSVATHASGIYRCADGQPLLEEPTICLDMITQRCKLVMKRKEIYSILSQAGFEYGAVFKQLDEVHFGDEFKEAVTAIQVPGELLKHLHEYFIHPVLLDYFLQMTAVVAIGRLTAKQGFPSAIGSIAISGPLQEEMVMYLRATEETPDYLDVCGCFSTTEGHVLVELKGVRISFLGNCSSVLQSRFFHNEITAIPDERDLQNRQIKAIVFEEKLGIAKGLRPYIHPESVLVESREHWMADEVRNLVFGSLNTNVDLENVLFIWGLEDLSHLSSEKMLDCLVTCCELFRQIVLALKESKRSCTVRVITYRSTGMIVDHVSPGFVLSGMTRACAAEMAGLTFQLIDLASVTSEDIQTLVRVINTCKQQEVMISNGQASTTRIARTPMRDGALCEGDMHPVSNFVLQTTDPYRMAHLSAIPYNTNPNPIQEKSVEIQLTNVCAHSSDYFPVTTSHLNFGKTMYWNKHTSQNHKLLALDFSGIVTAVGKDVCNLRVGDHIASCYPVSATAKIIIPEAVCYSTKRLPFLKETPCVSFFILAWEILQRMLPQVRQQHRKLIIISSNSASALVKVLALTANRSGWNVSSLSHFRGESLHFHQSHALVFLPPFDHSLQGMHDSGGHDRHIIFVCSNHLSSSLSANMFALKSEHMHVHRLDVANVLQRANLQVQNRTISNWLLSLGFDTVSLPLKRETFQLSSTKEPDSESYFTTKTVQQVVLDHRESDCLPSDIPLLTRPGQLFKQSCVYIVTGGLSGLGLETVKFIAHNGGGCIATLSRSTLTEEMQFEMELLQRKYGVTIMNVQCDVSVSMQVVDAISKIEQKFSSCPIKGVFHSAAVLHDALIENLDESLFRKVLQPKVSGALNLHYATLHNKLDSFVCYSSISSFIGNASQCNYAAANSFLDTFCHYRRNLGLAGQSINWGPLNLGLLLNKDHFQKFLEAKGMMTMDVCDVQEALEKCLVMNRPQQVICKFNFKNLHIHVLSQNASLRERLSALVEMELKYELSNEPRVQHLSSTHDSVRAIVSDISNVSVDDLDDDSALCALGIDSMLAMTLQNKIFQETGVNVPLVRILDPNSTLATLAAMVKNNG from the exons atggAGGACGCAGAGGATGACATAGCTGTTATCGGGATTGGATGCAATTTCCCTGGAG GTGAAGGGTTGGACAACTTCTGGACGGTTCTGTTGGAGGGAATGAACTGTGTTGTAGATATTCCAGCAGAGAGATTTGACACCTCTGTTTGGTACGATGCTGATGACAGCAAACCCGGAAAGACACAGACAACCAAAGCAGCTCTTATAGAAGG atTCAATGAGTTTGATCACAAGTTTTTTGGCATTACTGAAGCAGAGGCTGAATTCATGGACCCTCAGCAGAAACTCCTTCTGCAGTGTACATACAGGGCATTAGAAGATGCGGGAATGGCGATGGAGAGCATCAGTGGCAGCAGAACTGGAGTTTACATAG GTCTAATGAACAGGGATTACGAGATACTCCGAAGTAACAGTCCTGCTACGATAACCCACTACAACGGCACTGGGACGGCCATGAGCGTTGCTGCCAATAGAATATCCTTCACATTTAATCTCACTGGCCCGTCTTTCGCCATTGACAGTGCCTGTTCTTCATCTTTGGTGGCTCTACATTTAGCCTGCCAGGCTATAAAGCAAG GTGACTGTGACATGGCTGTTTGTGGAGGTGTCAGCTGTATAATAGAGCCAAGAGTGTTTGTTGCTCTGAGCAAGGCAAAGATGATCTCGCCTGAAGGGACCAGCAAACCTTTCTCCAGCCGAGCAGACGGCTATGGAAGAGGGGAGGGATGTGGTGTGGTTCTCCTGAAGCCTCTGAAAAAT GCCATTAAAGACTGCAACAAAATATGGGGTATCGTCAGCAAAACAGCGGTCAACCAAGATGGACATTCAGTCACTCCAATCACCAAACCCTCCATGACTCAACAAGAGGAACTCCTGCGCAGAATCTACTCAGAGTCTGACCTTGCCGACGTCCAGTACATAGAGGCACATGGGACTGGAACGCCAGTTGGAGATCCAACAGAGGCAAGAAGCATCTCAAGCGTCATCGCTAAAGCCAGACCTCCTGGTTCTGAGACACTGCGGATTGGCTCTGTGAAGGGCAATATTGGACACACAGAATCTGCTGCTGGATTGGCCGGACTCATTAAGGTACTCTTAATGATGAAGCATGAGACTATTGTTCCTTCAGCTTTCTACTCAGAAGACAGCGCTAGTGTAGATGTAAAAGCTCTGAGTATAAGTATTCCGGTTAAAGCTGAAAGATGGAAGCCCAAGGGGTCATTAGGAAGGGTAGCTGGGATCAACAGCTTTGGGTTTGGAGGCACAAATGCACATGTGATTGTAAGAGAGTACAGACAGACCACCGTTCCCACACAGATCCCAAAAGGCTGTCCAAAAGTCTTTGTAATATCTGCAGCCTCTGAGAAATCACTTATCCTGTCCATCACTGACACCCACCAGAGGCTTTGCAGCGATCAAACACTTGACTTACAAGCACTGTCATACACTTCAGCATGCAGAAGGAGTCATGCTAGACACAAATATAGGAAGGCCTTCCCAACATCTTCCATCTCAGATTTAAAACGTCAGCTAACATCTGCATTGAAAACAAAGGTTGAGTCAATAATGTCTGACATCCAGGTggtctttgtgttttgtggaAATGGGGTTGCCTACAGGGGTATGTGCAAGCAGCTCCTGAGAGAGGTTCCTTTTTTCAGAGATAAGGTCAGAGAAGTTGAGAATCTCTTTCAGAGTCATAAAAGCATTAGCATCAGTCAATGGCTTGCTGGTGAATACAATAGTGATGATTTCAGAAAGCCAAATGTCATCCAGCCTCTTCTTTTTGCGATTCAGGTTGGCATTGCCGCTCTCCTCAAGCACTGGGGTGTCAAACCTGATGCGGTGCTTGGACACTCTGTTGGTGAGGTTGCTGCCGCTCACTGTTCTGGTCTCTTGTCTCTCAAGGATGCCGTGAAAGTGTTGTACCACCGCAGTACTCTTCAGAGTAAGGTCACAGGAGGGAAAATGCTTGTTGTTGGTAATGTGGCTATAGAAAAGGTACTGAAAATCCTTCCAGAGTTTTCTGGGAAAATTTGTGTTGCTGCATTCAACAGCCCCCAGTCCTGCACTCTGTCAGGGGATGCAGATGCTATAGATATCCTCCATCAGAGGCTGAAGGTTGTGTTTACAGAGAAAAATGTCTTCCTCCATGAGTTAGATGTGCCAGCAGCATACCATAGCCATATGATGGATCCTATACTAGATGGCATTGATAAAAGTGTTGGTCCCTTGGATGCCAACAACAAAGAGTGCAAACTCTTTTCAACGGTGACTGGAGACAGTTGTTCAGATGGCGACTTTAGAACAGGAAGCTACTGGGCAAGGAACATCCGAGAGCCCGTCTTATTTGAACAAACACTGCGTGCTGCCACCAAAGACAAGCAATCAAGGACAAATGTGGTCTTTGTGGAGATCGGACCTCGTAGGGCTCTCCAAAGGAACATACATGAAACTTTGGGAAATAATGCCATAGTTCTTCCCTCTGTCCAGCCAGATAAAGATTACGACACAATCTTGTCTACCGTGGCAAAGCTATTTGAACTGGGCATCAGTGTGGACTGGCATCAGCTCTACAGGGGTTGTGAGACATTGCCCACAGCTCTTCCAGTCTATCAGTTTGTCAACACAAAGAAAGAACTGAATTTTGAGGCTCTGAGAAAAGGTGGTGAATCCTGTGCATTTTCCCCCCATACGCTCATATCCCAAATAAAGCACAAAGAGTACATGTGCAACCTCTCATTGGAGACTGCACCATATCTTTGGGAGCATAAAAATAATGGTGTTCCTATTGTGCCAGGCGCGTTCTATGTCGAACTAGCTTATGCCTCAGTGATGGCAAGTTTAAGGCCAAAGAAACCAGTATCTCTGCTCCAGCTCAGTGTAAGATTTGAGAGTCTGCTTACACTAAGCTCAAACTGTCATCAGTTGAAAGTGACACTGGAGCAGACAGCGAACGGGGCTTCATTTAAAATACAGTCTTCTGTTGCAACACATGCCTCCGGCATATACAGGTGTGCGGATGGCCAACCGCTGTTGGAAGAACCAACCATTTGTCTTGACATGATCACCCAAAGGTGCAAATTGGTTATGAAGAGAAAAGAGATTTATTCAATTCTTTCTCAAGCAGGATTTGAATATGGTGCTGTCTTCAAACAGCTTGATGAGGTGCATTTTGGAGATGAGTTCAAGGAAGCGGTGACAGCAATTCAAGTCCCTGGTGAACTTCTAAAACACCTTCATGAGTATTTCATTCACCCTGTGTTGTTGGACTATTTCTTGCAAATGACTGCTGTGGTAGCTATCGGACGGCTAACAGCCAAGCAGGGATTCCCCTCAGCTATCGGCAGTATAGCCATATCAGGACCACTACAAGAGGAAATGGTCATGTACTTACGAGCCACTGAAGAGACTCCAGACTACCTTGATGTATGTGGTTGCTTTTCCACCACAGAGGGTCATGTACTGGTGGAACTTAAGGGGGTGAGGATATCATTTTTGGGCAATTGTTCAAGTGTTCTTCAGTCACGGTTCTTCCACAATGAAATAACTGCAATTCCTGACGAGAGAGACTTGCAAAATCGGCAAATAAAAGCAATAGTTTTTGAAGAAAAACTTGGCATTGCTAAAGGACTTAGGCCATACATACACCCAGAGTCAGTACTTGTGGAGAGCAGAGAGCATTGGATGGCAGACGAAGTTCGAAATTTAGTGTTCGGCTCACTAAACACCAATGTGgatttggaaaatgttctcttcATTTGGGGGCTAGAGGACCTCAGCCATTTGTCATCTGAGAAGATGCTGGACTGCTTGGTGACTTGCTGCGAGCTATTTCGCCAGATCGTTTTAGCCTTGAAAGAGAGCAAACGCTCTTGCACTGTCCGCGTCATAACCTATAGATCAACAGGAATGATTGTGGACCACGTCAGTCCTGGTTTTGTGCTGTCTGGTATGACGAGGGCTTGTGCAGCAGAGATGGCGGGTCTCACTTTCCAACTGATCGACCTTGCTTCTGTGACCAGTGAGGACATTCAAACGCTGGTTCGTGTGATAAACACCTGTAAACAACAAGAGGTCATGATCAGCAATGGCCAAGCATCAACTACAAGAATAGCACGGACCCCAATGAGGGACGGGGCTTTATGTGAAGGTGATATGCACCCTGTGAGCAACTTTGTTCTACAGACGACTGATCCATACAGAATGGCTCACTTGTCTGCCATCCCCTACAACACAAACCCAAATCCTATCCAAGAGAAGTCAGTTGAGATTCAGCTAACCAATGTATGCGCTCATTCATCTGATTACTTTCCCGTCACCACTTCACATTTGAACTTCGGCAAGACAATGTATTGGAACAAGCATACGTCACAGAACCACAAGCTTCTCGCTTTGGATTTTAGCGGCATTGTAACAGCTGTTGGGAAAGATGTTTGTAATCTAAGAGTGGGAGATCACATCGCTTCATGTTATCCAGTTTCTGCCACTGCGAAGATTATAATTCCTGAAGCTGTGTGCTACAGCACAAAGAGACTCCCGTTTCTGAAAGAGACTCCATGTGTGTCTTTCTTCATACTGGCATGGGAGATCCTGCAGAGAATGCTGCCCCAGGTAAGACAACAGCACAGGAAGCTGATCATCATCTCCTCCAACTCAGCCTCTGCTCTGGTGAAAGTTTTGGCTCTGACAGCAAACAGGTCCGGCTGGAAtgtttcctcactgtcacatttcAGAGGAGAATCTCTGCATTTTCATCAGAGTCATGCATTAGTTTTTCTGCCCCCGTTTGATCACTCTTTGCAGGGGATGCATGACAGCGGTGGTCACGATAGACacattatttttgtatgtaGCAATCACTTGTCATCCTCACTCTCAGCAAACATGTTTGCATTGAAGAGTGAACACATGCATGTACATAGACTTGATGTGGCTAATGTTCTCCAGAGAGCAAATCTGCAAGTACAGAACAGGACTATCTCTAATTGGCTGTTGTCATTAGGCTTTGATACAGTATCTCTGCCTTTGAAAAGGGAGACTTTTCAATTATCAAGTACAAAAGAGCCTGATTCAGAGTCCTACTTCACAACGAAGACGGTGCAGCAAGTTGTTCTAGATCACAGAGAATCTGATTGTCTACCGTCAGATATCCCTTTGCTTACAAGGCCTGGACAACTCTTTAAACAAAGCTGTGTTTATATTGTAACCGGAGGGCTCTCTGGTTTGGGACTTGAAACGGTAAAGTTCATTGCCCACAATGGTGGAGGTTGTATTGCAACACTCTCCAGAAGTACTCTGACTGAAGAAATGCAGTTTGAAATGGAACTCCTCCAGAGAAAATATGGGGTGACAATAATGAACGTCCAATGTGACGTTTCTGTGTCGATGCAGGTCGTGGACGCGATCTCAAAGATCGAACAAAAGTTCTCCTCTTGTCCAATCAAAGGAGTGTTTCACAGTGCTGCAGTATTACATGATGCGTTGATCGAAAACCTTGATGAGTCCCTATTCCGAAAGGTGCTGCAGCCCAAAGTGAGTGGGGCTCTAAACCTTCACTATGCAACACTTCACAACAAACTGGATTCCTTTGTGTGctactcctccatctcttcatTCATTGGCAATGCCTCACAATGTAACTACGCAGCAGCCAATTCTTTCCTTGACACATTCTGTCATTATCGGAGAAACCTTGGACTTGCTGGACAGTCCATCAACTGGGGTCCTTTGAACCTTGGTCTCTTGTTGAACAAAGACCATTTCCAAAAGTTTCTGGAGGCAAAGGGGATGATGACAATGGATGTGTGTGATGTTCAAGAGGCACTTGAAAAGTGTCTTGTGATGAACAGACCACAACAAGTCATATGCAAGTTCAACTTCAAAAATCTTCACATTCATGTGCTTTCACAAAATGCATCTCTCAGAGAGCGTCTGTCAGCTTTAGTGGAAATGGAGCTAAAATACGAGCTAAGTAATGAACCCAGGGTTCAGCATTTGTCTTCCACACATGACAGTGTGAGAGCAATTGTCAGTGACATCAGCAATGTTAGTGTAGATGACCTGGATGATGACTCAGCTCTGTGTGCGCTGGGTATTGACTCAATGTTGGCCATGACTCTGCAGAACAAGATTTTCCAAGAGACAGGTGTGAATGTACCTTTAGTTAGGATATTGGACCCCAACAGCACACTGGCCACTTTGGCAGCTATGGTAAAGAATAATGGATAA